A genome region from Clostridium sp. JN-9 includes the following:
- a CDS encoding ECF transporter S component → MKNEKLNILVKVSMLGVIAFLLMFIEIPIPVFPSFLKIDISDLPALIGAFAMGPVAGVLIELLKNILHGIFNGSTAFIGEFANFAVGSVMVIIAGYLYKKNKSKKTAVMSLVLGTVIMSITAGILNYTLLLPLYEKFLGFPIKAVVAMGNKINPNIKDLNSLVVLSILPFNLLKGTLVSALTMAVYKSVSPILHDDTFAQSKAVKED, encoded by the coding sequence ATGAAAAACGAAAAACTTAATATTTTAGTGAAAGTGTCAATGCTTGGGGTTATCGCATTTCTTCTCATGTTTATTGAAATTCCAATACCAGTATTTCCAAGCTTCCTGAAAATTGACATTAGTGATCTGCCGGCTTTAATTGGTGCTTTTGCTATGGGACCTGTGGCAGGAGTGCTGATAGAATTATTAAAAAACATACTCCATGGCATATTTAATGGCAGTACAGCATTTATTGGAGAATTTGCTAATTTTGCAGTGGGATCTGTTATGGTAATAATTGCAGGATATCTCTATAAAAAGAATAAGAGCAAAAAAACAGCTGTTATGAGCCTTGTTTTAGGAACTGTAATTATGTCAATAACTGCAGGAATATTAAACTATACTTTATTGCTGCCTTTATATGAAAAGTTTTTAGGATTCCCAATTAAAGCTGTGGTTGCAATGGGCAATAAGATTAATCCAAACATAAAGGATTTAAATTCTCTTGTGGTTTTATCCATACTTCCATTTAATCTGCTTAAGGGAACTTTAGTATCTGCATTAACCATGGCAGTTTACAAAAGTGTATCACCAATATTACACGATGATACTTTTGCACAAAGTAAAGCAGTAAAAGAAGACTAA
- a CDS encoding EscU/YscU/HrcU family type III secretion system export apparatus switch protein, whose amino-acid sequence MNKKKKAAAIRYEENYAAPIVTATGMGCIADKIIEKAGENSVPVVYDNELTELLCNVDIGDDIPYELYDAVAKVIAYVMDVDKKVSGK is encoded by the coding sequence ATGAATAAGAAAAAAAAAGCTGCGGCAATAAGATATGAGGAAAATTATGCAGCACCAATAGTAACAGCTACAGGCATGGGCTGTATTGCTGATAAAATTATTGAAAAGGCAGGAGAAAACAGCGTACCAGTAGTATATGACAATGAATTGACAGAGTTACTATGTAATGTTGACATAGGTGATGATATACCTTATGAACTTTATGATGCTGTGGCTAAGGTAATTGCCTATGTAATGGATGTAGATAAAAAAGTAAGTGGGAAGTAA